The Papio anubis isolate 15944 chromosome 1, Panubis1.0, whole genome shotgun sequence genome window below encodes:
- the BTBD19 gene encoding BTB/POZ domain-containing protein 19 isoform X3: MEPLGLVVHGKAEPFSAALRSLVNNPRYSDVCFVVGQERQEVFAHRCLLACRCNFFQRLLGTEPGPGVPSPVVLSTVPTEAFLAVLEFLYTNSVKLHRHSVAVTFGLGPLQERCVAFIEAHSQEALRSQGFLELSAAALLPLLRSDKLCVDEAELVRAARSWARVGAAVLERPVAEVAAPVVKELRLALLAPAELSALEEQNRQEPLIPAEQIVEAWKCHALRRGDEARGAPCRRRRGTLPREHHRFLDLSFK, from the exons ATGGAGCCCCTGGGACTGGTCGTGCATGGGAAAGCTGAACCTTTTTCCGCAGCACTCCGAAGCCTCGTCAACAACCCACGATACAG TGATGTTTGCTTCGTGGTCGGTCAAGAACGGCAGGAGGTATTTGCCCATCGGTGCTTGTTGGCCTGTAGATGCAACTTCTTCCAGCGACTTCTGGGCACAGAGCCAGGCCCCGGGGTGCCTAGTCCTGTGGTGCTAAGCACTGTGCCAACTGAGGCCTTCCTGGCAGTGCTGGAgttcctatataccaacagtgtCAAGCTTCACCGTCACTCT GTGGCCGTAACCTTTGGCCTGGGGCCGCTGCAGGAGCGCTGCGTGGCTTTCATAGAGGCCCACAGCCAG GAGGCCCTCAGGTCCCAAGGCTTCCTGGAGCTGTCAGCGGCCGCGCTGCTGCCCCTGCTCCGCAGCGACAAGCTCTGCGTGGACGAGGCTGAACTGGTCCGCGCGGCCAGGAGCTGGGCGCGCGTGGGCGCG GCGGTGCTGGAGAGGCCGGTGGCCGAGGTGGCGGCCCCGGTGGTGAAAGAGCTGAGACTAGCCTTGCTGGCCCCGGCGGAGCTGAGCGCCCTGGAAGAGCAGAACCGGCAGGAACCACTCATCCCG GCGGAGCAGATTGTGGAGGCGTGGAAATGCCATGCCCTGCGGAGAGGGGATGAGGCCCGGGGCGCCCCGTGTCGCCGCCGGAGAGGCACCCTGCCCCGGGAGCATCACCGCTTTCTGGACCTGTCCTTTAAATGA
- the PLK3 gene encoding serine/threonine-protein kinase PLK3 isoform X2, producing the protein MEPATGFLSPRPFQRAAAEPAPPAGPGPPPSALPGPELEMLAGLPTSDPGRLITDPRSGRTYFKGRLLGKGGFARCYEATDTETGSAYAVKVIPQSRVAKPHQREKILNEIELHRDLQHRHIVRFSHHFEDADNIYIFLELCSRKSLAHIWKARHTLLEPEVRYYLRQILSGLKYLHQRGILHRDLKLGNFFITENMELKVGDFGLAARLEPPEQRKKTICGTPNYVAPEVLLRQGHGPEADVWSLGCVMYTLLCGSPPFETADLKETYRCIKQVHYTLPASLSLPARQLLAAILRASPRDRPSIDQILRHDFFTKGYTPDRLPISSCVTVPDLTPPNPARSLFAKVTKSLFGRKKNKSKNHAQERDEVSCLVSGLMRTSVGHQDARQEAPAASGPAPVSLVETAPEDSSPRGTLASSGDGFEEGLTVATVVESALCALRNCVAFMPPAEQNPAPLAQPEPLVWVSKWVDYSNKFGFGYQLSSRRVAVLFNDGTHMALSANRKTVHYNPTSTKHFSFSVGAVPRALQPQLGILRYFTSYMEQHLMK; encoded by the exons ATGGAGCCCGCCACCGGTTTCCTGTCCCCTCGCCCCTTCCAGCGTGCGGCCGCCGAGCCCGCTCCCCCGGCCGGACCCGGGCCGCCTCCGAGTGCCTTGCCCGGACCTGAGCTGGAGATGCTGGCCGGGCTACCGACGTCAGACCCCGGGCGCCTCATCACGGACCCGCGCAGTGGCCGCACCTACTTCAAAGGCCGCTTGTTGGGCAAG GGGGGCTTCGCCCGCTGCTACGAGGCCACTGACACAGAGACTGGCAGCGCCTACGCTGTCAAAGTCATCCCGCAGAGCCGCGTCGCCAAGCCGCATCAGCGCGAGAAG ATCCTAAATGAGATTGAGCTGCACCGAGACCTGCAGCACCGCCACATCGTGCGTTTTTCGCACCACTTTGAGGACGCTGACAACATCTACATTTTCCTGGAGCTCTGCAGTCGAAAG TCCCTGGCCCACATCTGGAAGGCCCGGCACACCCTGTTGGAGCCAGAAGTGCGCTACTACCTGCGGCAGATCCTTTCCGGCCTCAAGTACTTGCACCAGCGCGGCATCTTGCACCGGGACCTCAAGTTGG GAAATTTTTTCATCACTGAGAACATGGAACTGAAGGTGGGGGATTTTGGGCTGGCAGCCCGGTTGGAGCCTCCGGAGCAGAGGAAGAA GACCATCTGTGGCACCCCCAACTATGTGGCTCCAGAAGTGCTACTGAGACAGGGCCATGGGCCCGAGGCGGATGTGTGGTCACTGGGCTGTGTCAT GTACACGCTGCTCTGTGGGAGCCCTCCCTTTGAGACAGCTGACCTGAAGGAGACGTACCGCTGCATCAAGCAGGTTCACTACACGCTGCCTGCCAGCCTCTCACTGCCTGCTCGGCAGCTCCTGGCTGCCATCCTTCGGGCCTCACCCCGAGACCGCCCCTCTATTGACCAGATCTTGCGCCATGACTTCTTTACCAAG GGCTACACCCCCGATCGACTCCCTATCAGCAGCTGCGTGACAGTCCCAGACCTGACACCCCCCAACCCGGCTAGGAGTCTGTTTGCCAAAGTTACCAAGAGCCTCTTTGGCAGAAAGAAGAACAAGA GTAAGAATCATGCCCAGGAGAGGGACGAGGTCTCCTGTTTGGTAAGCGGCCTCATGCGCACGTCGGTTGGCCATCAGGATGCCAGGCAAGAG GCTCCAGCAGCTTCTGGCCCAGCCCCTGTCAGCCTGGTAGAGACAGCACCTGAGGACAGCTCACCCCGTGGGACACTGGCAAGCAGTGGAGATG GATTTGAAGAAGGTCTGACTGTGGCCACAGTAGTGGAGTCAGCCCTCTGTGCGCTGAGAAACTGTGTGGCCTTCATGCCCCCAG CGGAACAGAACCCGGCCCCGCTGGCCCAGCCAGAGCCTCTGGTGTGGGTCAGCAAGTGGGTTGACTACTCCAATAAGTTCGGCTTTGGGTATCAACTGTCCAGCCGCCGTGTGGCTGTGCTCTTCAATGATGGCACACATATGGCCCTGTCAGCCAACAGAAA GACTGTGCACTACAACCCCACCAGCACAAAGCACTTCTCCTTCTCCGTGGGTGCTGTGCCCCGGGCCCTGCAGCCTCAGCTGGGTATCCTGCGGTACTTCACCTCCTACATGGAGCAGCACCTCATGAAG TGA
- the TCTEX1D4 gene encoding tctex1 domain-containing protein 4 — translation MASRPLPPGRQEEENAKDYGPKPSPVRPRGRLPSIDEERPAGPGPGPASRRGSMLGLATSFSRRNSLAGPGAGPGGRRPSLGPVPPLGSRVSFSGLPLAPARQVAPSYRTEPVPGERWEAARAQRALEAALSAGLRDACYSSAEAARLVKELCEQVHVRLRELSPPRYKLVCSVVLGPRAGQGIHVVSRALWDVARDGLASVSYTNTSLFAVATVHGLYCE, via the coding sequence ATGGCCAGCAGGCCTCTGCCGCCGGGACGCCAGGAGGAGGAGAATGCCAAAGACTACGGGCCGAAACCCTCACCAGTGCGGCCCCGAGGCCGCCTGCCCAGCATTGATGAGGAGCGACCGGCAGGTCCAGGTCCTGGCCCGGCCTCTCGCCGGGGCTCCATGCTGGGCCTGGCCACGTCCTTCTCCCGTCGTAACTCGCTGGCCGGGCCAGGCGCGGGTCCTGGGGGTCGGCGGCCATCCCTGGGCCCGGTGCCCCCTCTGGGCTCACGGGTCAGCTTCTCAGGGTTGCCTCTGGCGCCCGCCCGTCAGGTGGCGCCCTCCTACCGCACGGAGCCGGTGCCCGGGGAGCGCTGGGAGGCTGCGCGCGCACAGCGTGCCCTGGAGGCGGCACTGTCCGCAGGGCTGCGCGACGCGTGCTACTCCAGTGCTGAGGCCGCGAGGCTGGTGAAGGAGCTCTGCGAGCAGGTGCACGTTCGCCTGCGCGAGCTTAGCCCGCCGCGGTACAAGCTGGTGTGCAGCGTGGTGCTGGGGCCGCGAGCGGGCCAGGGCATTCACGTGGTCAGCCGCGCACTCTGGGACGTGGCGCGCGATGGGCTGGCCTCGGTCTCTTATACCAACACCTCGCTCTTCGCGGTGGCCACGGTCCACGGGCTCTACTGCGAGTGA
- the PLK3 gene encoding serine/threonine-protein kinase PLK3 isoform X1, whose product MEPATGFLSPRPFQRAAAEPAPPAGPGPPPSALPGPELEMLAGLPTSDPGRLITDPRSGRTYFKGRLLGKGGFARCYEATDTETGSAYAVKVIPQSRVAKPHQREKILNEIELHRDLQHRHIVRFSHHFEDADNIYIFLELCSRKSLAHIWKARHTLLEPEVRYYLRQILSGLKYLHQRGILHRDLKLGNFFITENMELKVGDFGLAARLEPPEQRKKTICGTPNYVAPEVLLRQGHGPEADVWSLGCVMYTLLCGSPPFETADLKETYRCIKQVHYTLPASLSLPARQLLAAILRASPRDRPSIDQILRHDFFTKGYTPDRLPISSCVTVPDLTPPNPARSLFAKVTKSLFGRKKNKSKNHAQERDEVSCLVSGLMRTSVGHQDARQEAPAASGPAPVSLVETAPEDSSPRGTLASSGDGFEEGLTVATVVESALCALRNCVAFMPPAEQNPAPLAQPEPLVWVSKWVDYSNKFGFGYQLSSRRVAVLFNDGTHMALSANRKTVHYNPTSTKHFSFSVGAVPRALQPQLGILRYFTSYMEQHLMKGGDLPSVEEVEVPAPPLLLQWVKTDQALLMLFSDGTVQVNFYGDHTKLILSGWEPLLVTFVARNRSACTYLASHLRQLGCSPDLRQRLRYALRLLRDRSPA is encoded by the exons ATGGAGCCCGCCACCGGTTTCCTGTCCCCTCGCCCCTTCCAGCGTGCGGCCGCCGAGCCCGCTCCCCCGGCCGGACCCGGGCCGCCTCCGAGTGCCTTGCCCGGACCTGAGCTGGAGATGCTGGCCGGGCTACCGACGTCAGACCCCGGGCGCCTCATCACGGACCCGCGCAGTGGCCGCACCTACTTCAAAGGCCGCTTGTTGGGCAAG GGGGGCTTCGCCCGCTGCTACGAGGCCACTGACACAGAGACTGGCAGCGCCTACGCTGTCAAAGTCATCCCGCAGAGCCGCGTCGCCAAGCCGCATCAGCGCGAGAAG ATCCTAAATGAGATTGAGCTGCACCGAGACCTGCAGCACCGCCACATCGTGCGTTTTTCGCACCACTTTGAGGACGCTGACAACATCTACATTTTCCTGGAGCTCTGCAGTCGAAAG TCCCTGGCCCACATCTGGAAGGCCCGGCACACCCTGTTGGAGCCAGAAGTGCGCTACTACCTGCGGCAGATCCTTTCCGGCCTCAAGTACTTGCACCAGCGCGGCATCTTGCACCGGGACCTCAAGTTGG GAAATTTTTTCATCACTGAGAACATGGAACTGAAGGTGGGGGATTTTGGGCTGGCAGCCCGGTTGGAGCCTCCGGAGCAGAGGAAGAA GACCATCTGTGGCACCCCCAACTATGTGGCTCCAGAAGTGCTACTGAGACAGGGCCATGGGCCCGAGGCGGATGTGTGGTCACTGGGCTGTGTCAT GTACACGCTGCTCTGTGGGAGCCCTCCCTTTGAGACAGCTGACCTGAAGGAGACGTACCGCTGCATCAAGCAGGTTCACTACACGCTGCCTGCCAGCCTCTCACTGCCTGCTCGGCAGCTCCTGGCTGCCATCCTTCGGGCCTCACCCCGAGACCGCCCCTCTATTGACCAGATCTTGCGCCATGACTTCTTTACCAAG GGCTACACCCCCGATCGACTCCCTATCAGCAGCTGCGTGACAGTCCCAGACCTGACACCCCCCAACCCGGCTAGGAGTCTGTTTGCCAAAGTTACCAAGAGCCTCTTTGGCAGAAAGAAGAACAAGA GTAAGAATCATGCCCAGGAGAGGGACGAGGTCTCCTGTTTGGTAAGCGGCCTCATGCGCACGTCGGTTGGCCATCAGGATGCCAGGCAAGAG GCTCCAGCAGCTTCTGGCCCAGCCCCTGTCAGCCTGGTAGAGACAGCACCTGAGGACAGCTCACCCCGTGGGACACTGGCAAGCAGTGGAGATG GATTTGAAGAAGGTCTGACTGTGGCCACAGTAGTGGAGTCAGCCCTCTGTGCGCTGAGAAACTGTGTGGCCTTCATGCCCCCAG CGGAACAGAACCCGGCCCCGCTGGCCCAGCCAGAGCCTCTGGTGTGGGTCAGCAAGTGGGTTGACTACTCCAATAAGTTCGGCTTTGGGTATCAACTGTCCAGCCGCCGTGTGGCTGTGCTCTTCAATGATGGCACACATATGGCCCTGTCAGCCAACAGAAA GACTGTGCACTACAACCCCACCAGCACAAAGCACTTCTCCTTCTCCGTGGGTGCTGTGCCCCGGGCCCTGCAGCCTCAGCTGGGTATCCTGCGGTACTTCACCTCCTACATGGAGCAGCACCTCATGAAG GGTGGAGATCTGCCCAGTGTGGAAGAGGTAGAGGTGCCTGCTCCACCCTTGCTGCTGCAGTGGGTCAAGACGGACCAGGCTCTCCTCATGCTGTTTAGTGATGGCACTGTCCAG GTGAACTTCTACGGGGATCACACCAAGCTGATTCTCAGTGGCTGGGAGCCCCTCCTTGTGACTTTTGTAGCCCGAAATCGTAGTGCTTGTACTTACCTCGCTTCCCACCTTCGGCAGCTGGGCTGCTCTCCAGACCTGCGGCAGCGACTCCGCTATGCTCTGCGCCTGCTCCGGGACCGCAGCCCAGCCTAG
- the BTBD19 gene encoding BTB/POZ domain-containing protein 19 isoform X2 — protein sequence MEPLGLVVHGKAEPFSAALRSLVNNPRYSDVCFVVGQERQEVFAHRCLLACRCNFFQRLLGTEPGPGVPSPVVLSTVPTEAFLAVLEFLYTNSVKLHRHSVLEVLTAAVEYGLEELREVAVTFGLGPLQERCVAFIEAHSQEALRSQGFLELSAAALLPLLRSDKLCVDEAELVRAARSWARVGAAVLERPVAEVAAPVVKELRLALLAPAELSALEEQNRQEPLIPAEQIVEAWKCHALRRGDEARGAPCRRRRGTLPREHHRFLDLSFK from the exons ATGGAGCCCCTGGGACTGGTCGTGCATGGGAAAGCTGAACCTTTTTCCGCAGCACTCCGAAGCCTCGTCAACAACCCACGATACAG TGATGTTTGCTTCGTGGTCGGTCAAGAACGGCAGGAGGTATTTGCCCATCGGTGCTTGTTGGCCTGTAGATGCAACTTCTTCCAGCGACTTCTGGGCACAGAGCCAGGCCCCGGGGTGCCTAGTCCTGTGGTGCTAAGCACTGTGCCAACTGAGGCCTTCCTGGCAGTGCTGGAgttcctatataccaacagtgtCAAGCTTCACCGTCACTCT GTGCTAGAAGTGCTGACAGCGGCTGTGGAATATGGGCTGGAGGAACTGAGAGAG GTGGCCGTAACCTTTGGCCTGGGGCCGCTGCAGGAGCGCTGCGTGGCTTTCATAGAGGCCCACAGCCAG GAGGCCCTCAGGTCCCAAGGCTTCCTGGAGCTGTCAGCGGCCGCGCTGCTGCCCCTGCTCCGCAGCGACAAGCTCTGCGTGGACGAGGCTGAACTGGTCCGCGCGGCCAGGAGCTGGGCGCGCGTGGGCGCG GCGGTGCTGGAGAGGCCGGTGGCCGAGGTGGCGGCCCCGGTGGTGAAAGAGCTGAGACTAGCCTTGCTGGCCCCGGCGGAGCTGAGCGCCCTGGAAGAGCAGAACCGGCAGGAACCACTCATCCCG GCGGAGCAGATTGTGGAGGCGTGGAAATGCCATGCCCTGCGGAGAGGGGATGAGGCCCGGGGCGCCCCGTGTCGCCGCCGGAGAGGCACCCTGCCCCGGGAGCATCACCGCTTTCTGGACCTGTCCTTTAAATGA
- the BTBD19 gene encoding BTB/POZ domain-containing protein 19 isoform X1 yields MEPLGLVVHGKAEPFSAALRSLVNNPRYSDVCFVVGQERQEVFAHRCLLACRCNFFQRLLGTEPGPGVPSPVVLSTVPTEAFLAVLEFLYTNSVKLHRHSVLEVLTAAVEYGLEELRELCLQFVVKVLDVELVCEALQVAVTFGLGPLQERCVAFIEAHSQEALRSQGFLELSAAALLPLLRSDKLCVDEAELVRAARSWARVGAAVLERPVAEVAAPVVKELRLALLAPAELSALEEQNRQEPLIPAEQIVEAWKCHALRRGDEARGAPCRRRRGTLPREHHRFLDLSFK; encoded by the exons ATGGAGCCCCTGGGACTGGTCGTGCATGGGAAAGCTGAACCTTTTTCCGCAGCACTCCGAAGCCTCGTCAACAACCCACGATACAG TGATGTTTGCTTCGTGGTCGGTCAAGAACGGCAGGAGGTATTTGCCCATCGGTGCTTGTTGGCCTGTAGATGCAACTTCTTCCAGCGACTTCTGGGCACAGAGCCAGGCCCCGGGGTGCCTAGTCCTGTGGTGCTAAGCACTGTGCCAACTGAGGCCTTCCTGGCAGTGCTGGAgttcctatataccaacagtgtCAAGCTTCACCGTCACTCT GTGCTAGAAGTGCTGACAGCGGCTGTGGAATATGGGCTGGAGGAACTGAGAGAG CTGTGCCTGCAGTTTGTGGTGAAGGTGCTGGATGTGGAGTTGGTTTGTGAGGCCCTGCAG GTGGCCGTAACCTTTGGCCTGGGGCCGCTGCAGGAGCGCTGCGTGGCTTTCATAGAGGCCCACAGCCAG GAGGCCCTCAGGTCCCAAGGCTTCCTGGAGCTGTCAGCGGCCGCGCTGCTGCCCCTGCTCCGCAGCGACAAGCTCTGCGTGGACGAGGCTGAACTGGTCCGCGCGGCCAGGAGCTGGGCGCGCGTGGGCGCG GCGGTGCTGGAGAGGCCGGTGGCCGAGGTGGCGGCCCCGGTGGTGAAAGAGCTGAGACTAGCCTTGCTGGCCCCGGCGGAGCTGAGCGCCCTGGAAGAGCAGAACCGGCAGGAACCACTCATCCCG GCGGAGCAGATTGTGGAGGCGTGGAAATGCCATGCCCTGCGGAGAGGGGATGAGGCCCGGGGCGCCCCGTGTCGCCGCCGGAGAGGCACCCTGCCCCGGGAGCATCACCGCTTTCTGGACCTGTCCTTTAAATGA